From Humisphaera borealis, the proteins below share one genomic window:
- the thiE gene encoding thiamine phosphate synthase: MNPEFPKLPPAEPSLQPGDGAASSGADSWADGSGRLPAGPILRLLDANANRAREALRVLEDYARFILDSESLSGRLKHVRHGLAEAVGPILPEAILHRDTPGDVGTTNKTAAELTRSSIEDVVVAAGKRLGEALRAIEEYLKTLDPSAAQKVETLRYASYDLEQRIARTLRPPACDFGSIELYVLVTESVCKGNWLDAATDALMGGADCLQLREKSLESGELLSRARQLVALCREFGVPCIINDRPDIAVLADADGVHVGQGDLPAVEARKIVGPNRIVGVSTHNIEQARQAVLDGADYIGVGPFFRSSTKPRDFIAGPEYARKVAETIGIPAVAIAGITEENVSEVLATGIRAVAVSSAVLGVDDVRVAAARLKEKVRSDESVSPVGQTFLSADSRARAFLPGPVPSMSALEKRRRRLPHWTLAGSAYFITFRVDSGELSEAERTIVLTHIREGHEKFYFLIGTVVMPDHVHAVLEPIGGVTLPRITKGMKGVSARKVNLIRGGSGSVWQDESWDRILRDQDELDEKLKYMLDNPVRKGLAEDGWSYPWWLFMGKR; this comes from the coding sequence ATGAATCCCGAATTCCCCAAACTTCCGCCGGCGGAGCCGTCGCTTCAGCCAGGCGATGGCGCGGCGTCCTCCGGGGCGGATTCATGGGCAGACGGTTCAGGCCGGTTGCCTGCCGGACCGATCTTACGCCTGCTCGACGCCAACGCGAACCGCGCCCGCGAAGCATTGCGAGTTCTGGAGGACTACGCCCGCTTTATCCTCGATTCCGAGAGTCTGAGCGGTCGGCTGAAACACGTCCGCCACGGCTTGGCCGAAGCAGTGGGGCCGATCCTGCCCGAGGCGATCCTTCACCGCGATACGCCCGGCGATGTCGGGACGACGAACAAAACAGCCGCGGAGCTGACAAGGTCCAGCATCGAGGACGTCGTCGTTGCCGCCGGCAAACGGCTGGGCGAGGCGCTCCGTGCGATCGAGGAATACCTTAAAACGCTCGACCCGTCGGCGGCGCAGAAGGTCGAGACCTTGCGATACGCCTCGTACGACCTGGAACAACGCATCGCCCGGACCCTCCGCCCGCCGGCCTGCGATTTTGGCTCCATCGAGCTCTACGTACTGGTCACCGAGTCGGTCTGCAAAGGCAACTGGCTCGACGCGGCGACCGACGCCCTGATGGGCGGCGCGGACTGCCTGCAACTGCGGGAGAAATCGCTCGAATCCGGTGAGCTTCTGTCGCGTGCCAGGCAACTGGTCGCCCTCTGCCGGGAGTTCGGCGTCCCCTGCATCATCAACGACCGCCCTGACATCGCCGTGCTTGCTGACGCGGATGGTGTTCATGTCGGTCAGGGTGATCTGCCGGCCGTCGAGGCAAGGAAGATTGTCGGGCCCAACCGCATCGTCGGCGTCAGCACCCACAACATCGAACAGGCGCGGCAGGCGGTCCTCGACGGCGCGGACTACATCGGCGTCGGCCCGTTCTTCCGCAGTAGCACCAAGCCCAGGGACTTCATCGCCGGGCCGGAATACGCAAGGAAGGTCGCCGAAACGATTGGAATTCCCGCGGTGGCGATCGCGGGAATCACAGAGGAGAACGTCAGTGAAGTTTTGGCGACGGGGATCAGGGCCGTAGCGGTCAGCTCGGCGGTGCTGGGCGTGGATGATGTGAGAGTGGCGGCGGCAAGACTGAAAGAAAAGGTCAGGTCGGACGAGTCCGTCTCCCCGGTGGGGCAGACATTCTTGTCTGCCGATTCAAGGGCACGGGCATTCTTGCCCGGCCCGGTTCCGAGCATGTCGGCCCTTGAAAAGCGGCGTCGGCGACTCCCTCACTGGACCTTGGCAGGTTCTGCTTACTTCATCACCTTTCGCGTTGATAGCGGCGAATTGAGTGAAGCAGAGCGAACCATTGTCCTGACGCACATCCGCGAAGGCCACGAAAAGTTCTACTTCTTGATCGGGACCGTGGTGATGCCGGATCATGTGCATGCAGTGCTCGAACCTATCGGTGGCGTGACGCTGCCTCGCATCACCAAAGGCATGAAGGGCGTCTCTGCACGAAAGGTCAATTTGATACGCGGAGGCTCAGGCTCCGTATGGCAGGATGAGTCGTGGGACCGAATACTTCGAGATCAGGATGAACTGGATGAGAAGCTGAAGTACATGCTCGACAATCCCGTTCGAAAGGGACTCGCTGAAGACGGCTGGAGCTACCCTTGGTGGCTCTTTATGGGTAAGAGATGA